A stretch of the Planctomycetota bacterium genome encodes the following:
- the nuoL gene encoding NADH-quinone oxidoreductase subunit L produces MSMDLLSGIGTGLLAAADGPFIPGGSAPAFVGLMPLLPLVGAALCVLLACLGVKSKLPGYATVGLLAGSFVVAVLAYLGGNDGDSYGVATMFRWIHASAGDATLVANFAYYMDGLSMLWMLFVTGLATVIALYSTEYMSHDQGLGYCRFFFAFNVFVFSMSSLVMADNLLLLFLGWEGVGLCSYLLIGYFYKKPEAIAAAKKAFIINRIGDLGLLMAIGAIYVVFGTIELRPLFEMITQGVDGNGGAIDGTWVVVVIPLLLTAGAFGKSAQLFFYVWLPDAMEGPTPVSALIHAATMVTAGVYLIARMFPLYAADDAMIALTVVAWSGAITAFWAATIEFAQYDIKRIMGYSTISQLGYMFAGLGLLGTTGAVFHVFTHAFFKATLFLCCGAVMHGFGGQLSLRRLSGVMKMPGFQITGICMFIGCLSLSGVPFTAGYFSKDMILAQAFATPQEMIGGSFLIGLLLLLTAAMTAYYTFRVFFRVFVGPRHFEPGDDDHGDDHDNGHGHDGDHDPADEDEGDVLHTGFHPHAPGWAMNTAMVLLAVGTIAAAGLYFVNKKDHGWAGSMVGQSSAAFASPGLSHGSTGGEGHTLRPERSDGILPVALGDADGAASEAAAASAADDAVEAGTLLGQDPFKIMYYVSAVLGLIGIATAAWFHGPRGVWGLGLGNRRTPSAVRMDAVAARFGPIPRWAEHKWYVDEFYHALIVRPLRVASELFFIVDRLLVDGLVDLFGAAPRWIGHALRPAQNGVLHAYASGMVAGTAVLILVIVVVTLL; encoded by the coding sequence ATGAGCATGGACCTGCTCTCGGGCATCGGCACCGGCCTGCTGGCCGCCGCGGACGGGCCGTTCATCCCCGGCGGGTCGGCGCCGGCGTTCGTCGGGCTCATGCCGCTGCTGCCGCTCGTTGGCGCGGCGCTGTGCGTGCTGCTTGCGTGCCTGGGCGTCAAGAGCAAGCTGCCGGGCTACGCCACGGTGGGCCTGCTGGCCGGTTCGTTCGTGGTCGCGGTGCTGGCGTATCTCGGCGGCAACGACGGCGACAGCTACGGCGTGGCGACGATGTTCCGCTGGATCCACGCCTCCGCGGGCGATGCCACGCTCGTCGCGAACTTCGCGTACTACATGGACGGCCTGTCCATGCTGTGGATGCTGTTCGTGACCGGGCTGGCGACGGTCATTGCGCTGTACTCGACGGAGTACATGAGCCACGATCAGGGACTCGGATACTGCCGCTTCTTCTTCGCATTCAACGTCTTCGTCTTCAGCATGTCGAGCCTGGTGATGGCCGACAACTTGCTGCTGCTCTTCCTGGGCTGGGAGGGCGTGGGCCTGTGCAGCTACCTGCTGATCGGCTATTTCTACAAGAAGCCCGAGGCCATCGCGGCGGCGAAGAAGGCCTTCATCATCAACCGCATCGGCGACCTCGGCCTGCTGATGGCCATCGGCGCGATCTACGTCGTGTTCGGCACCATCGAACTGCGGCCGCTGTTCGAGATGATCACCCAGGGCGTCGACGGCAACGGCGGCGCGATCGACGGCACGTGGGTCGTTGTGGTCATCCCGCTGCTGCTGACGGCGGGCGCCTTCGGCAAGAGCGCCCAGCTCTTCTTCTATGTCTGGCTCCCGGACGCGATGGAGGGCCCGACGCCGGTGTCGGCCCTGATCCACGCGGCGACCATGGTCACCGCGGGCGTGTACCTGATCGCGCGGATGTTCCCGCTCTACGCCGCCGACGACGCGATGATCGCGCTCACGGTGGTCGCGTGGTCCGGGGCGATCACGGCGTTCTGGGCGGCGACGATCGAGTTCGCCCAGTACGACATCAAGCGGATCATGGGCTACAGCACCATCAGCCAGCTCGGCTACATGTTCGCGGGGCTCGGGCTGCTGGGCACGACGGGCGCGGTGTTCCACGTGTTCACACACGCGTTCTTCAAGGCCACGCTGTTCCTGTGCTGCGGGGCGGTCATGCACGGCTTCGGCGGGCAGCTCAGCCTCCGCCGGCTCTCGGGCGTCATGAAGATGCCCGGCTTCCAGATCACGGGCATCTGCATGTTCATCGGCTGCCTGAGCCTGAGCGGCGTCCCGTTCACCGCGGGCTACTTCTCGAAGGACATGATCCTGGCGCAGGCCTTCGCCACGCCGCAGGAGATGATCGGTGGCTCGTTCCTGATCGGCCTGCTGCTGCTGCTGACGGCGGCGATGACGGCGTACTACACCTTCCGGGTGTTCTTCCGGGTCTTCGTCGGCCCCAGGCACTTCGAGCCGGGCGACGACGACCACGGCGATGATCATGACAACGGTCATGGCCACGACGGGGACCATGACCCCGCGGACGAGGACGAAGGCGACGTGCTGCACACCGGCTTCCACCCGCACGCGCCGGGTTGGGCCATGAACACCGCCATGGTGCTGCTGGCGGTGGGCACGATTGCGGCGGCCGGTCTCTACTTCGTGAACAAGAAGGACCACGGCTGGGCGGGATCGATGGTCGGGCAGTCGAGCGCGGCGTTCGCGTCGCCCGGCCTCAGCCACGGCTCCACCGGGGGCGAGGGTCACACGTTGCGGCCGGAGCGTTCGGACGGCATCCTGCCCGTCGCCCTCGGCGACGCGGACGGCGCCGCGTCCGAGGCCGCGGCGGCGAGTGCGGCCGACGACGCGGTCGAGGCCGGCACGCTGCTCGGCCAGGATCCCTTCAAGATCATGTACTACGTGTCGGCGGTGCTCGGGCTGATCGGCATCGCGACCGCCGCCTGGTTCCACGGGCCGCGGGGCGTGTGGGGCCTGGGCTTGGGCAACCGCCGGACGCCCAGCGCCGTGCGCATGGACGCCGTCGCGGCCCGCTTCGGCCCGATCCCGCGGTGGGCGGAGCACAAGTGGTACGTCGATGAGTTCTACCACGCGCTCATCGTCCGCCCGCTGCGGGTGGCCTCGGAGTTGTTCTTCATCGTCGATCGGCTGCTGGTCGACGGACTCGTGGACCTGTTCGGCGCGGCGCCCCGCTGGATCGGGCACGCGCTCCGGCCCGCGCAGAACGGCGTGTTGCACGCCTACGCGTCGGGCATGGTGGCGGGCACGGCCGTGCTCATCCTGGTGATCGTCGTGGTGACGCTGCTCTAG
- a CDS encoding NADH-quinone oxidoreductase subunit M: MDSAMLFLLILLPLVFAVGIGVSPRQHARGIATIGTLLPIIPMVIALVRFDFASPGLQFVGSVPWVPQLGLEFGVGVDGVALLLIALTVLLGPICVIGSYSAIQENQKTFYGWLVGLQAAMTGVFAATDLVFFYVCFEFTLLPMYVLINLFGSANRRRAATKFFLYTFTGSIVALAGLVYVVFHHRSLTGQWTMEIAELAATASTMPLDVQALVMVALLLGFAVKVPLFPFHTWLPLAHTEAPTAGSVILAGVLLKLGTYGIFRFVLGFVPDAVIEYAAIIAALSIIGIVYAGLICWLQKDVKKLVAYSSVSHLGFCVLGLVALNNVGLTGSVLYMINHGLSTGALFLCIGMIYERYHTRSMDELGGLAGKMPIWSSFMVFFVMASVGLPGLNGFVSEFMCIIGTFQSNAAWTSEGRIGAEGGTLGPWFALAAGTGVIVAAIYLLYMTGRVVFGTLREPKGHDGHGHDHGALPTDLNAREIGLLSVLGVGCLVLGVYPTPLIEAIEPSVGQTLAQYEDRLEAHAEALAEAPATLAEPDGEG, encoded by the coding sequence ATGGACTCGGCGATGCTCTTCCTGCTGATCCTGCTGCCGCTGGTGTTCGCGGTGGGCATCGGCGTATCGCCGCGGCAGCACGCCCGCGGCATCGCGACCATCGGCACGCTTCTGCCGATCATCCCGATGGTGATCGCGCTCGTGCGGTTCGATTTCGCCAGCCCCGGCCTGCAGTTCGTCGGCTCGGTGCCCTGGGTGCCGCAGCTCGGCCTGGAGTTCGGCGTGGGCGTCGACGGCGTGGCGCTGCTGCTGATCGCGCTCACCGTGCTGCTGGGACCGATCTGCGTCATCGGCAGCTACAGCGCGATCCAGGAGAACCAGAAGACCTTCTACGGCTGGCTCGTGGGCCTGCAGGCGGCGATGACCGGCGTCTTCGCGGCGACCGACCTCGTCTTCTTCTACGTGTGCTTCGAGTTCACGCTGCTGCCCATGTACGTGTTGATCAACCTGTTCGGCTCGGCGAACCGGCGGCGTGCGGCGACCAAGTTCTTCCTGTACACCTTTACGGGCTCGATCGTCGCGCTCGCGGGCCTGGTGTATGTCGTCTTCCACCACCGCAGCCTGACGGGCCAGTGGACGATGGAGATCGCCGAGCTGGCGGCGACGGCATCGACGATGCCGCTGGACGTGCAGGCGCTGGTGATGGTCGCGCTGCTGCTGGGCTTCGCCGTCAAGGTGCCGCTATTCCCGTTCCACACGTGGCTACCGCTGGCGCACACGGAGGCCCCCACCGCCGGCTCGGTCATCCTGGCGGGCGTGCTGCTGAAGCTGGGCACCTACGGCATCTTCCGCTTCGTGCTGGGATTCGTGCCCGACGCCGTCATCGAGTACGCGGCCATCATCGCGGCGCTGAGCATCATCGGCATCGTGTACGCCGGCCTGATCTGCTGGCTCCAGAAGGACGTGAAGAAGCTGGTAGCCTATTCGTCGGTGAGCCACCTGGGCTTCTGCGTGCTCGGGCTGGTGGCGCTCAACAACGTCGGGCTCACCGGCTCGGTGCTGTACATGATCAACCACGGGCTGTCGACCGGCGCCCTGTTCCTGTGCATCGGCATGATCTACGAACGCTACCACACCCGCTCGATGGACGAGCTGGGTGGTCTGGCGGGCAAGATGCCCATCTGGTCGTCCTTCATGGTGTTCTTCGTGATGGCCTCGGTGGGCCTGCCGGGCCTCAACGGCTTCGTCAGCGAGTTCATGTGCATCATCGGCACGTTCCAGAGCAATGCGGCCTGGACGAGCGAGGGCCGCATCGGCGCCGAGGGCGGCACGCTCGGCCCCTGGTTCGCGCTCGCCGCCGGCACGGGCGTCATCGTGGCGGCGATCTACCTGCTGTACATGACCGGCCGCGTGGTCTTCGGCACCCTCCGCGAGCCGAAGGGCCACGATGGCCACGGGCACGATCACGGCGCACTGCCGACCGACCTGAACGCCCGCGAGATCGGGCTGCTGAGCGTGCTGGGCGTCGGCTGCCTGGTGCTGGGCGTGTACCCCACGCCGCTGATCGAGGCCATCGAACCCTCCGTGGGCCAGACGCTAGCGCAGTACGAGGATCGCCTGGAGGCGCACGCCGAGGCCCTCGCCGAGGCGCCCGCAACGCTCGCCGAGCCGGACGGGGAGGGCTGA
- a CDS encoding NADH-quinone oxidoreductase subunit N: MADKIALIWPEIVLFATTCIVLVLGLSPNKKSRILCLPASMIGMGVAGALALALGGGPDAAQATDSVLPMLPSFAKVAIAAVGLLLLLLQAGLIDRREEALVAAGGPYRPLRMNRAEYYALTLFSLTGLMLCASADDLIWLFLALELTSLPTYVMVAMSSSRDRAQEAAVKYFFLGALGAATFLMGFVLLYGGTGTAHLPEMAAFFAANGINSVAMAGILISIAGLGFKIAAVPMHFYTADVYQGAASPVTAFLAFVPKTAGFLALLLVCATVGWNQGGEAGGLPEAVRILLWVMAAVTMTVGNVLAIVQHSIKRMLAYSSIAHSGYMLVGLLAGPGDGTFATSGVSAVVFYLAAYGVMNTGAFAVLACLERRAADRGEPREIESFEELRGLWKREPLLGVLLGIVALSLLGFPPLLGFLAKLPLFTSGIAAGEITLVVILGVNSAIAAFYYLRIVKAAIIDAPEGGDDGISWHPQRAQRLAVAAASAFGVIALALSARLMASAAEASAAYVPPVQQADGSEPGDARVAAVDERGR; encoded by the coding sequence ATGGCCGACAAGATTGCGCTGATCTGGCCCGAGATCGTCCTGTTCGCGACGACGTGCATTGTGCTGGTGCTCGGGCTCTCGCCGAACAAGAAGTCGAGGATCCTGTGCCTGCCGGCATCGATGATCGGCATGGGCGTGGCGGGCGCGCTGGCGCTGGCGCTGGGCGGCGGGCCGGATGCCGCGCAGGCAACCGACTCGGTGCTGCCGATGCTGCCGAGCTTCGCGAAGGTCGCCATCGCGGCCGTGGGCCTGCTGCTGCTGCTGCTGCAGGCGGGGCTGATCGATCGCCGCGAGGAGGCCTTGGTCGCCGCCGGCGGCCCCTACCGCCCGCTGCGGATGAACCGGGCGGAGTACTACGCCCTGACGCTGTTCTCCCTGACGGGCCTGATGCTGTGCGCATCGGCCGACGACCTGATCTGGCTGTTCCTGGCGCTCGAGCTCACCAGCCTGCCGACCTACGTGATGGTCGCGATGTCGTCCTCGCGAGACCGTGCGCAAGAGGCGGCGGTCAAGTACTTCTTTCTGGGGGCGCTGGGGGCGGCCACGTTCCTGATGGGCTTCGTGCTGCTCTACGGCGGCACGGGCACGGCCCACCTGCCCGAGATGGCGGCCTTCTTCGCGGCCAACGGCATCAACTCCGTCGCGATGGCGGGCATCCTGATCTCGATCGCGGGGCTGGGCTTCAAGATCGCGGCCGTGCCCATGCACTTCTACACGGCGGACGTCTACCAGGGCGCGGCGTCGCCGGTGACGGCCTTCCTCGCGTTCGTGCCCAAGACCGCGGGCTTCCTGGCGCTGCTGCTGGTGTGCGCAACGGTGGGCTGGAACCAGGGCGGCGAGGCGGGCGGGCTGCCCGAGGCCGTCCGCATCCTGCTGTGGGTGATGGCGGCCGTCACGATGACCGTCGGCAACGTGCTTGCGATCGTGCAGCACTCGATCAAGCGGATGCTGGCCTACTCGTCGATCGCCCACTCGGGCTACATGCTCGTCGGGCTGCTCGCGGGCCCGGGCGACGGCACCTTCGCTACGAGCGGCGTGTCGGCGGTGGTCTTCTACCTGGCGGCCTACGGCGTGATGAACACCGGCGCCTTCGCGGTGCTGGCCTGCCTGGAGCGGCGGGCGGCCGACCGTGGCGAGCCCCGCGAGATCGAGAGCTTCGAGGAGCTCCGCGGCCTGTGGAAGCGCGAGCCGCTGCTCGGCGTGCTGCTGGGGATCGTGGCGCTCAGCCTGCTGGGCTTTCCGCCGCTGCTGGGCTTCCTGGCGAAGCTGCCGCTGTTCACCTCGGGCATCGCGGCGGGCGAGATCACGCTGGTCGTGATCCTGGGCGTCAATTCGGCGATCGCCGCGTTCTACTACCTCCGCATCGTCAAGGCCGCCATCATCGATGCCCCCGAGGGCGGGGACGACGGAATCTCGTGGCACCCGCAGCGGGCCCAGCGTCTGGCGGTCGCGGCCGCGTCGGCGTTCGGTGTGATCGCGCTGGCGCTGTCGGCGAGGCTGATGGCGAGCGCCGCCGAGGCGTCGGCCGCCTACGTCCCGCCCGTGCAGCAGGCCGACGGAAGCGAGCCCGGCGATGCCCGCGTCGCGGCGGTCGACGAGCGCGGCCGCTAG